A stretch of DNA from Thiomicrospira sp. XS5:
ATGATAAAACGGTTGGCTAAGGTCAAGTGGCCCAGTTGAACGGGCTGAAATAACGCAGCGGTATCTGTGGACATGGTTTGTTCCTTAATGTGTTGATTGAAAGCAGGTGACGATCATTCGGATAATTCAATTAGGCTATTCTAAAACCATTTGATTGAATCGTTTTTGCCATTTGAGCAAAACTGTGTTCAGGAAAGTATTAAAACCTGATTAAAGCCTGATTAAAACCCGATCACCATTCAAGCCCAAGGATGGGAAAAAAGGGCGCTCCCTTTAAACGCGACTGAATGAGGCATCTGTTCCCCAAGCTTCAAATGCTTATCTTTGTACTTTGCTCTATACTTTAACTTATGAATCCAGAGAACTTAAAAAAACTCGTTGAAGTCACTATGCCTTACGGAAAATACAAGGGGCGGCTTATTGCGGATTTGCCAGGCAATTATCTTAATTGGTTTGCGCGTGAGGGCTTTCCAGCTGGTAACTTAGGGCAGTTGTTGGCTCTAATGCATGAGCTGGATCACAATGGCTTAAAGCACCTGCTTGATCCGTTAAGAAAATAAGCCTTTCATTCGAAATCAGTGGGGCAGGCTCGGTCGATTTAGCACGCCGTGAGCCGATATTAAAAACGACCAGGCCTGGTCGTTTTGTGTTTTTGGGGTTTGCAAAGAAAGATGGCGTTTATACGGGGTATTTGCTTAAATAAAAGCTCTTGCCTTGCGTCGTGCTGGGAGTGATGCTTTATGACCGTTGAGATTATTGGCGCGGAATCTTTGGGTGTTAGGGGGCTTTGTTGCCAGATTACCTTACCGGATCGGCGGATTGTGATTGATCCGGGGGTTGCACTGGGCTATGTTCGGCACGGGTTGCTGCCACACCCTTTGCAGGTGGCGGTTGGCTGTAACGTCCGTGACAGAATTTTAGCGGCGCTGAGTGAAGCGGATGAGGTGGTTTTCAGCCATTTTCATGGCGACCACATTCCTCTGGCCCATGCGAATCCCTATCAGCTTTCGTTGGGTGCGTTACCACCCCGTTTTAAACACCTGCAGGGCTGGTGTCAGTCTGATCGTGATTTGTCTTCTAAAATGCATCAGCGTTATCTTGATTTGCGTCAGTTGCTGGGAGAGCGTTTGCAGATGGCTGAAGGGGAACGTCATGGCGCTATGACGTTTTCTCAGGCATTTCCGCATGGTGATGCGAACAGCGCCATGGGCACGGTGATGATGACGCGTGTTGATTTGGGAAGCCGGGTGTTTGTGCATGCTTCGGATATTCAGCTTTTGAATGACGCGGCGGTGGATCAAATTCTCCGTTGGCAACCGGATATTGTTTTAGCCGCTGGGCCGCCGCTTTACCTTGAACGTTTGAGCGAGTATGAAAGGGCTTGTGCCTGGCAAAATGCATTGCGGCTGGCGCAAAACATTGAGGTGGTGATTCTAGACCATCACATGATGCGCAATGAAGAAGGCCAGGAATGGTTGGCGCGATTATCCGACAAGGTGGGGCGGCCGGTGATGTGTGCGGCGGATTTTATGCAGCGCCCCAGGCTCATGCTTGAAGCGGATAGAAAGCGGCTTTACGAAGAGATGCCGGTTCCGGAAAATTGGCACCAGAATTATGAGGCGGGCATCGTCGACTTTGCGGGGTATTTGGAGTCGTCCGATTATCTTGGTGCTTTAGGTTAAAACCATAATGATGGAAATGGGGAGACGTTTTTACCCGAAACCAAATGGGTTGAATCCGTCTTGAATGGAATGCATTACGTTGAGAGATCGTTATGAAAATATTCGCGTTAAGTTTGTCTGTTGTTGCTGCTTTTTTCATCGAAAGTGTTTCGTTCGATGCGCAAGCGGGTGAACAGGCGCAGGCCAAACAATCGAATAGCCCACATTATTCCTTGCGCAAATACGCACACGTGCAAACGTTTTACGATTTAACGGCGGAAGAGGCGGTTAAAATCGGTTTGAAAGACAATGTTCCGCCCGCGGCGATATTGGCGATTGCGGGGTGGGAATCCGGTTATGGGCAAGGCTATGTGGCACAGATCACCGGCAATATTCTGAGCTTGGGCGCGCGGAAGGGCGAGGCGGAATTGCCGCCGCTGACCTTGCCGAGAAATCGAGCCACCAATCAGATTATGATTGATGTCGATAAGGCGAAACGCATGCCGAAAGATGAGGTGGTTTGGCAAAAAAGACCGCCGAGCCTGAAGAAGGATTATCGCCCGAAACCTTATGCGGGAACGGCGAATAATCTGCTGTATTTCCGAAACCATCCGCAAGCGTTAAAACTGGCGTATGCCGATGTGATGCGGGATTTTTCCAGCAGTTGGATCAGTGAAAAATCCAAAGTGCCGGTGTTTTTTAAAGCGGCGGAGAACATGGACAAGCTGGTGAAACGTGACGGCAAAACGGCGTTATTGAACTGTCAGGTGGCGAAAGATTTTGTGAAAAGCATTGGCGGCCAACCGAGAAGTTTTAATATTCGCCCGGCGTGGATTACGCACGTGAATAAGGTGATGGATAATGCCGGTTTGTGCGCCTTGACTCAAGATGTGTATAAAGGGGAAAGCTTTAAATTGGCGTGGTTGCGTTAAACGCATTTGCTTAAACGCGATTTTCCGAATATTCAAAAACCACCAGGCCTGGTGGTTTTTTATGTCTGCGTTTTAATCCAAACGCTGGTGTTAGAGTTCAAACGCGCCCTTGATGCTGTCGACGTTTTGTCGGTTCAGGTCTTTGGCCAGAAATATTTTGATTTTGTTCAGGGTGGAGTCCTTGAGGTTGTCTTTAATCTGGGCGTGAATCGGTTTGGAAATGGAGACATAGAGTTTGCCGGGATGCTGTTTGGCGAAGTGGTTGATGAATTCCGCCAGGCTTTCGATTAGGCGAGCTTCTCGTTCCATCCCGCTTTTGGTTTCGAAGGTGCTGTGGCCGCCCGAAACGGCGTTGGAATAATCGCCGGCTTTGTCGCTATAAATTTCCGACAGTTTGGCGTGGCCTTCGATATTGTCAATAGCCTGATAGGCCTGCAGGGAGTTGGTTTTTTGTTCCGTTTGCTGGATGGAAAAGACCTTTAGATTTCCTAGGTCCGCGAGGATGGCATAGCCGATCGTGGTGCTCATAGTCACCTCCTTTGAGTTGGTGTGAATAAGAGAGCTTTGCACGGGGTGGATACACGGCTAAAAATGGCTAAAATTTCCCTGAATGTCGTTGAAAAACTCGTTAATAGCCAGCTATTAGCTTCGTTTTCCGCCTAATTCAGAAAAATTTTATCTAATTTTTTCCTCGCGTCCCACCCGTGCAAAGCTCTCAATAAGACAATAAAAAGGCTAAAAGAATCATCAATTTTTTATTCTAATGAAATCGTGTCATACCTCAATCTAAATGATATTAGCCATCACCGAAATTGACCTGATTGTTTTGGAAGGAAAGCGCCAAACCGGTGCTAGAAGAGGGATATTTAATTTCATGAAAAGATGATTGAGAAATCACCAGGCCTGGTGGTTTTTACATTTCGACAATGACGCGAGCAAGCACAAGCATTTAATCGGTTTTGGCGGCCAATAGGCTGTGTGCTTGTTTGGCCATTTCCACCAACACGACATGGGCGTCTTTGGCGGTTTGCACCGGGCTGGTGAGCGGAATCGCGAGGCGTTCGTCGTTTTCCAATGCCAGTACGATTTCGGTTTCCGTCAGGTCGATCATTTTGGCGGCGGTGACGTCCTTGCGGTTGGCAAAGGCGTGGGCGTAGCGTACCAAAGCATCGCCGTGATCGTCATTCATGTGGCCGATAATGCGTTCAAGTTCGTCGGGGGTAATGCTCATGGTGTCTCCTTGCTCTGAGAGTGTCGTCGCCCTAGAATAATAAACCGCAGTTTACCAAACCATCCATATTAA
This window harbors:
- a CDS encoding DUF3820 family protein, which produces MNPENLKKLVEVTMPYGKYKGRLIADLPGNYLNWFAREGFPAGNLGQLLALMHELDHNGLKHLLDPLRK
- a CDS encoding glucosaminidase domain-containing protein, yielding MKIFALSLSVVAAFFIESVSFDAQAGEQAQAKQSNSPHYSLRKYAHVQTFYDLTAEEAVKIGLKDNVPPAAILAIAGWESGYGQGYVAQITGNILSLGARKGEAELPPLTLPRNRATNQIMIDVDKAKRMPKDEVVWQKRPPSLKKDYRPKPYAGTANNLLYFRNHPQALKLAYADVMRDFSSSWISEKSKVPVFFKAAENMDKLVKRDGKTALLNCQVAKDFVKSIGGQPRSFNIRPAWITHVNKVMDNAGLCALTQDVYKGESFKLAWLR
- a CDS encoding host attachment protein; translated protein: MSTTIGYAILADLGNLKVFSIQQTEQKTNSLQAYQAIDNIEGHAKLSEIYSDKAGDYSNAVSGGHSTFETKSGMEREARLIESLAEFINHFAKQHPGKLYVSISKPIHAQIKDNLKDSTLNKIKIFLAKDLNRQNVDSIKGAFEL
- a CDS encoding DUF2470 domain-containing protein — encoded protein: MSITPDELERIIGHMNDDHGDALVRYAHAFANRKDVTAAKMIDLTETEIVLALENDERLAIPLTSPVQTAKDAHVVLVEMAKQAHSLLAAKTD